The Naumovozyma dairenensis CBS 421 chromosome 1, complete genome genome includes a region encoding these proteins:
- the RSM28 gene encoding mitochondrial 37S ribosomal protein mS46 RSM28 (similar to Saccharomyces cerevisiae RSM28 (YDR494W); ancestral locus Anc_3.87), giving the protein MLSIRNSRVLYSSNNITKDFISDILAKALEATSKNPKRKTSLKDYDQHSSSANRRQFNRNKRKLDDNNRGQQRFDELPIKKLQPRIQTSKKPSFSSEFLDILSNDSKNGTTTGTESHASMENDLLNIISKTENSTVVTKNDGIILKSSIERNERTQQVLNKLARGNNNRLFKFKKRNGDNNDFNTQRNKSANQTEVAMMHSKDFVPQLPTKLSLLKYSSNLYNVPKSKITKFAMKTLNDSNFPIHRSPNLGFNSTIDPKKNQENLSLTVKHTPNFGKYLPASSLQLSKEKLFKNLSINFDTNAFNEIVLGKYSNLSNHNLNDFNKLTNSNTKKNSDLLKNSNTVKLNLEKLQINNDNNVKTLLYDVCSGLKPISEIMFLPNSNTKPSPPPPSS; this is encoded by the coding sequence ATGCTTTCGATAAGGAACTCAAGGGTCTTGTACAgttcaaataatatcacGAAAGATTTCATTAGTGATATATTAGCAAAAGCCCTAGAGGCAACATCAAAGAATCCCAAAAGGAAAACTAGTTTGAAAGATTATGACCAACACTCTTCCTCCGCTAATAGACGACAATTCAatagaaacaaaagaaaacttgatgataataatagagGACAACAAAGATTTGATGAGCTACCCATAAAAAAACTTCAACCAAGAATTCAAACCAGCAAGAAACCTTCATTTAGTTCAGAATTCTTAGATATCCTATCtaatgattcaaaaaatgGTACTACAACTGGTACTGAGAGCCATGCCTCTATGGAAAAtgatcttttaaatattattagtaaaACTGAAAACTCAACTGTAGTTACCAAAAATGATGGTATTATTctaaaatcatcaattgaaagaaatgaaagaaCACAACAAGTATTGAACAAATTAGCAAGaggaaataataacagattattcaaattcaagaagaGAAATGGGGACAATAACGATTTCAATAcacaaagaaataaatcaGCGAATCAAACTGAAGTTGCAATGATGCATTCTAAAGATTTTGTACCTCAATTACCAACGAAGCTATCTCTATTAAAATACTCTTCAAATCTTTATAATGTTCctaaatcaaaaataacTAAATTTGCAATGAAAACATTGAACGATTCAAATTTCCCTATTCATAGATCACCAAATTTAGGTTTCAATTCTACAATTgatccaaaaaaaaatcaagaaaatttatcattaactGTTAAACATACACCAAATTTTGGTAAATATTTACCTGCATCATCATTACAACTctccaaagaaaaattatttaaaaatttatcgATCAATTTTGATACGAATGCTTTCAATGAAATTGTATTGGggaaatattcaaatttatcaaatcaTAATCTCaatgattttaataaattaacaaattcaaatacaaaaaaaaattcagatttattgaaaaatagtaatactgttaaattaaatttggaaaaacttcaaattaataatgataataatgtgAAAACATTACTTTATGATGTTTGTTCTGGTTTAAAACCAATTTCTGAAATTATGTTTCTTCCAAATTCAAACACAAAACCTTCTCCACCACCTCCATCTTCATGA
- the MZM1 gene encoding Mzm1p (similar to Saccharomyces cerevisiae YDR493W; ancestral locus Anc_3.89) yields MILNAPLKTRALRAYRHGLRATKIAFNNDTRMLVASRVQMREAMRNSSTKNSNETEIQHEIKHLEEVAILLKRNVVQGVKETTVADSKYHLNIHKDIELGDNDTLKKASKRNSLTSGVVEGGCCGGL; encoded by the coding sequence ATGATACTAAATGCACCGTTAAAAACTAGAGCTCTAAGGGCATACAGACATGGATTAAGAGCCACTAAAATTGCCttcaataatgatacaaGGATGTTAGTAGCGTCAAGGGTACAAATGCGTGAAGCAATGAGAAATTCCTCAACAAAAAATAGTAATGAGACTGAAATACAACATGAGATTAAACATCTTGAAGAAGTAGCCATTTTATTAAAGAGGAATGTGGTACAAGGTGTTAAAGAAACAACGGTCGCGGATTCtaaatatcatttgaatataCATAAGGATATTGAATTGGGAGATAATGACACGTTGAAAAAGGCCTCTAAAAGAAATTCTTTGACATCGGGAGTTGTTGAAGGAGGATGTTGTGGGGGACTGTAA
- the IZH1 gene encoding PAQR-type receptor (similar to Saccharomyces cerevisiae IZH1 (YDR492W) and IZH4 (YOL101C); ancestral locus Anc_3.90) yields MASTATNLDNLTTTCLLRSRSNSVGGIFETNHLEDNDTSQKPKTNRRKRKIHLSKFDELPEWQKDNDKILTGYVRETNSFIHCFQSLFYLNNETINIYTHLIPSIIYLIVSLTFIFINFIAIPKFPTTSVIDYIVINIFILGAFTCLLLSSCFHCLKQHSFKQCTLWSKLDYIGIIILISCSIIPILYFGYFDRLSYFKFFTILTFSFAIVCSIIVLNEKFDLPSYRPLRAGLFMLFSFTGLIPMITGFYIFGYKGVMERISLNFVLLEAIFYIIGTLLYGFRIPETFKPGNFDMFGSSHQIFHIFVVLGSICHFGAVIKSYCLMHHLIN; encoded by the coding sequence atggctTCAACTGCTACtaatttagataatttaaCCACAACATGTCTTCTTCGCTCAAGGTCTAATTCAGTAGGCGGAATTTTTGAAACCAATCATCTcgaagataatgatactTCACAGAAACCTAAGACCAACAGACGGAAACGCAAGATACatctttccaaatttgACGAATTACCTGAATGGCAAAAGGATAACGATAAGATTTTAACAGGATATGTTCGAGAAAccaattcatttattcattGTTTCCAATCATTATTCTATCTAAACAATGAAACAATCAATATTTATACTCATTTAATCCCATCAATTATCTATTTGATAGTTTCCCTTAcattcatcttcattaatttcattgCAATCCCTAAATTCCCCACAACTTCCGTGATAGATTATATTGttatcaatatcttcattttgGGTGCATTTACATGTCTTTTATTAAGTAGTTGTTTCCATTGTTTAAAACAACATTCTTTTAAACAATGTACTCTTTGGAGTAAATTAGATTACATCGGTATAATCATTTTAATTTCATGTTCCATCATCCCCATCTTATATTTTGGATATTTTGATCGTTTAAgttatttcaaatttttcacaatattaacattttcatttgcTATCGTCTGTTCCATCATTGTcttgaatgaaaaatttgatttacCAAGTTATAGACCATTAAGAGCTGGACTTTTCATGTTATTTAGTTTTACAGGATTAATCCCCATGATAACTGgattttatatatttggaTACAAGGGTGTCATGGAGagaatatcattaaatttcGTTTTATTAGAGGCAatcttttatattattggaaCTCTATTGTATGGATTTAGAATCCCGGAAACTTTTAAACCAGGAAATTTCGATATGTTTGGTAGTTCTcatcaaattttccatatttttgttGTATTAGGTTCCATTTGTCATTTTGGTGCTGTCATCAAATCATATTGTTTAATGcatcatttgataaattaa